From the Microbacterium thalassium genome, one window contains:
- the purQ gene encoding phosphoribosylformylglycinamidine synthase subunit PurQ, whose translation MTVRIGVITFPGSLDDVDAQRAIRVAGAEPVALWHGSHDLDGVDALVLPGGFSYGDYLRAGAIAAHAPIMAEVKDAAAKGMPILGICNGFQMLVEAHLLPGGLIRNAHQQFIRRDQRLRVENASTAWTSEFEQGQEIVIPLKNADGGYICSVETLERVEGEGLVAFRYLGVNPNGSLDDIAGLTNERGNVVGLMPHPEHAVEPGFGPDTSAAMRSGVDGLGFFTSAVQAVVGAAA comes from the coding sequence GTGACCGTCCGCATCGGGGTCATCACCTTCCCCGGCTCGCTCGACGACGTCGACGCGCAGCGCGCGATCCGCGTCGCGGGCGCCGAGCCCGTCGCGCTGTGGCACGGCTCGCACGACCTCGACGGCGTCGACGCGCTGGTCCTCCCCGGCGGCTTCAGCTACGGCGACTACCTGCGCGCGGGCGCGATCGCCGCGCACGCGCCGATCATGGCCGAGGTCAAGGACGCCGCGGCCAAGGGCATGCCGATCCTGGGGATCTGCAACGGCTTCCAGATGCTCGTCGAGGCGCACCTGCTGCCGGGCGGCCTGATCCGCAACGCCCACCAGCAGTTCATCCGCCGCGACCAGCGCCTGCGCGTCGAGAACGCGTCGACGGCCTGGACGAGCGAGTTCGAGCAGGGCCAGGAGATCGTGATCCCGCTCAAGAACGCCGACGGCGGATACATCTGCTCGGTCGAGACGCTCGAGCGCGTCGAGGGCGAGGGTCTCGTGGCGTTCCGCTACCTGGGCGTGAACCCCAACGGCTCGCTCGACGACATCGCCGGCCTCACGAACGAGCGCGGCAACGTCGTGGGCCTCATGCCCCACCCCGAGCACGCGGTCGAGCCGGGCTTCGGTCCCGACACGTCCGCCGCGATGCGCTCGGGCGTGGACGGTCTCGGGTTCTTCACGTCGGCGGTCCAGGCCGTCGTCGGCGCCGCCGCCTGA
- a CDS encoding class I SAM-dependent methyltransferase, whose translation MSDDAYSGSARVYDRFVEPMNAPLRRIAHRMCPPDPEWTVLDIGCGTGAALAEYADVGCVVIGVDTSPSMIAAARERLGADADLRLSDGARLPVADGCADLVLISLVLHSIPREDAVALLREAARALAPGGRVLVTDFGSGRLRFPRGWWTRAVTAVAELLAGREHAAHALAYVRQGGLPTLVAEAGLTMRMQQPTAGGNITLAIIEATDGAE comes from the coding sequence ATGTCGGACGACGCCTACAGCGGGAGCGCCCGCGTGTACGACCGGTTCGTCGAGCCGATGAACGCACCGCTGCGGCGCATCGCGCATCGGATGTGCCCGCCCGACCCGGAGTGGACGGTGCTCGACATCGGATGCGGCACGGGGGCGGCTCTGGCCGAGTACGCCGACGTGGGGTGCGTGGTGATCGGGGTCGACACCTCGCCGTCGATGATCGCCGCGGCGCGCGAGCGTCTCGGCGCGGATGCCGATCTCCGGCTGTCGGACGGAGCACGGCTGCCCGTCGCGGACGGCTGCGCCGACCTCGTGCTGATCTCGCTGGTGCTGCATTCGATCCCCCGCGAGGACGCCGTGGCGCTGCTGCGCGAAGCGGCGCGTGCGCTGGCTCCGGGCGGTCGCGTGCTGGTGACCGACTTCGGGTCGGGCAGACTGCGGTTCCCGCGCGGCTGGTGGACGCGGGCCGTGACGGCGGTGGCGGAGCTGCTCGCCGGTCGCGAGCACGCGGCCCACGCGCTGGCCTATGTGAGGCAGGGCGGGCTTCCGACGCTGGTCGCCGAAGCCGGCCTCACGATGCGGATGCAGCAACCGACCGCCGGGGGGAACATCACGCTGGCGATCATCGAGGCGACCGACGGCGCCGAATAG
- the purS gene encoding phosphoribosylformylglycinamidine synthase subunit PurS — MPTIVVDVMPKAELLDPQGKAVVGALGRLGIEDFSAVRIGKRFELTVDGEVTDEVLAAAKKIADDMLSNSVIEDVVGIEVVE; from the coding sequence ATGCCCACCATCGTCGTCGACGTCATGCCCAAGGCCGAGCTCCTGGACCCCCAGGGCAAGGCCGTCGTCGGAGCCCTCGGGCGCCTCGGGATCGAGGACTTCTCGGCCGTGCGCATCGGCAAGCGCTTCGAACTCACCGTCGACGGCGAGGTCACCGACGAGGTGCTGGCCGCCGCGAAGAAGATCGCGGACGACATGCTCTCGAACTCGGTCATCGAGGACGTCGTGGGCATCGAGGTGGTCGAGTGA
- a CDS encoding phosphate/phosphite/phosphonate ABC transporter substrate-binding protein, which yields MTRTLVIGAVAYTPNVVTIWEGMRDYFADTDTPIDVVLYLNYGRLVDGLVAGHVDLAWNTNLAYVRTVKQTGGACRALASRDTDLVFRTVFVARAGSGFAGIEALKGRRLALGSRDSAQAAILPVQFLHEAGLGNGSVELLRIDSDVGKHGDTGRSELDALRAVLDDRADAAAIGINTWEAIARGDVMAGAIEAFWTSPEYSHCAFTAMPSLSQADADAWLRNLYAMDWDDPRHREILELEGLRAWVPPNLEGYRGLFSAVEEQGIPDRW from the coding sequence GTGACCCGCACGCTCGTCATCGGCGCGGTCGCGTACACGCCGAACGTCGTGACGATCTGGGAGGGGATGCGCGACTACTTCGCCGACACCGACACCCCGATCGATGTCGTGCTGTACCTGAACTACGGGCGGCTCGTCGACGGGCTCGTCGCCGGCCACGTCGACCTGGCGTGGAACACGAACCTCGCCTACGTCCGCACCGTGAAGCAGACCGGCGGCGCGTGCCGCGCACTCGCGTCGCGCGACACCGACCTGGTGTTCCGCACGGTGTTCGTCGCCCGCGCCGGCAGCGGCTTCGCCGGGATCGAGGCGCTGAAGGGGCGCCGGCTGGCCCTCGGGTCGCGCGACTCCGCGCAGGCGGCGATCCTGCCGGTGCAGTTCCTGCACGAGGCGGGTCTCGGCAACGGCTCGGTCGAGCTGCTCCGCATCGACAGCGACGTGGGCAAGCACGGCGACACCGGCCGCAGCGAGCTCGACGCGCTCCGTGCCGTGCTCGACGACCGGGCGGATGCCGCCGCCATCGGCATCAACACGTGGGAGGCGATCGCGCGCGGCGATGTGATGGCGGGTGCGATCGAGGCGTTCTGGACGTCGCCCGAGTACAGCCACTGCGCCTTCACCGCGATGCCGTCGCTTTCGCAGGCCGACGCCGACGCGTGGCTGCGCAATCTCTACGCGATGGACTGGGACGACCCGCGCCACCGCGAGATCCTCGAGCTCGAGGGTCTGCGCGCGTGGGTTCCGCCGAACCTCGAGGGGTACCGGGGACTGTTCTCGGCGGTCGAGGAGCAGGGGATCCCTGACCGATGGTGA
- a CDS encoding DUF1761 domain-containing protein: MQVPEINYWAVILATLSTMIVGTIWYTPKVFGTKWAQLAGVDMNRSGATAVIPIVVTVFVSFISAWVLAGATTIAWHFYEGSYLWAAVLTGIILWAGFTAARFITHDAFEGRPTNLTVINIAHELVTVVVMAIIIGVWPPAGTV, encoded by the coding sequence ATGCAGGTTCCCGAGATCAACTACTGGGCCGTGATCCTGGCCACCCTCTCGACGATGATCGTCGGCACGATCTGGTACACCCCCAAGGTGTTCGGCACGAAGTGGGCCCAGCTCGCGGGCGTCGACATGAACCGGTCGGGCGCGACGGCGGTCATCCCGATCGTCGTGACGGTCTTCGTGAGCTTCATCTCGGCATGGGTCCTCGCCGGTGCGACCACCATCGCGTGGCACTTCTACGAGGGCAGCTACCTGTGGGCCGCGGTCCTCACGGGGATCATCCTGTGGGCGGGCTTCACCGCCGCGCGATTCATCACCCACGACGCCTTCGAGGGACGCCCGACGAACCTGACGGTCATCAACATCGCGCACGAACTGGTCACGGTCGTCGTGATGGCGATCATCATCGGCGTGTGGCCGCCCGCGGGCACCGTCTGA
- a CDS encoding DoxX family protein encodes MDGAHDPLRARSAQAMMAIVRIGVALMWIQNVAWKRPLDFGRASDNGLYFWASQAVEYPVFPPYSWFVETVFLPGIEFFGWIILAVEGGLGAFLLIGLATRLWALIGIAQTGAITLSVLHAPHEWHWAYYLMLLAHLALFATAAGRWFGVDGVLRPLWLESRRPWARVLAVAS; translated from the coding sequence ATGGACGGCGCTCACGACCCGCTGCGCGCACGGTCCGCCCAGGCCATGATGGCGATCGTCCGCATCGGCGTCGCGCTGATGTGGATCCAGAACGTCGCGTGGAAGCGCCCGCTGGACTTCGGGCGCGCCAGTGACAACGGCCTGTACTTCTGGGCGAGCCAGGCCGTGGAGTATCCGGTCTTCCCGCCCTACTCGTGGTTCGTCGAGACGGTGTTCCTCCCGGGGATCGAGTTCTTCGGCTGGATCATCCTGGCCGTCGAGGGCGGTCTCGGCGCCTTCCTGCTCATCGGGCTCGCCACGCGCCTGTGGGCGCTCATCGGCATCGCGCAGACCGGGGCGATCACGCTGTCGGTGCTTCACGCGCCCCACGAATGGCATTGGGCCTACTATCTGATGCTCCTCGCGCACCTGGCGCTGTTCGCCACCGCCGCCGGGCGCTGGTTCGGCGTCGACGGCGTGCTGCGTCCGCTGTGGCTCGAGTCCCGCCGCCCGTGGGCGCGCGTTCTGGCGGTGGCATCGTGA
- a CDS encoding GNAT family N-acetyltransferase, whose protein sequence is MARVHVDTWREAYRGLMTDELLDAADFVARREVLWTRVLTDDFPQHRVAVAESADGIVGIAMSGPPMDDDTPAQRQLYVLYVYAAHHGSGIGAQLLSAVTDVGEPTCLWVADPNPRAQAFYRRSGFAPDGVERIGDGVREIRMLRPEAR, encoded by the coding sequence ATGGCTCGCGTGCATGTGGACACGTGGCGCGAGGCGTACCGCGGCCTTATGACGGACGAGCTCCTCGATGCCGCGGACTTCGTCGCCCGGCGCGAAGTGCTGTGGACACGGGTGCTCACCGACGACTTTCCCCAGCACCGCGTCGCCGTCGCCGAGTCCGCGGACGGCATCGTCGGCATCGCGATGTCCGGACCGCCGATGGACGACGACACCCCCGCGCAGCGGCAGCTGTACGTGCTGTACGTGTACGCGGCACACCACGGCTCCGGCATCGGCGCGCAGCTGCTGTCGGCCGTCACCGATGTGGGCGAGCCCACCTGCCTGTGGGTCGCCGACCCGAACCCGCGTGCCCAGGCCTTCTACCGGCGCAGCGGCTTCGCGCCGGACGGCGTCGAGCGCATCGGCGACGGCGTGCGGGAGATCCGGATGCTGCGCCCCGAGGCCCGCTGA
- a CDS encoding acyl-CoA dehydrogenase family protein codes for MELQDRLEPVISVAAEHAVAVDRDARFPEEAIAALRESGLMGLTLPPDVGGLGGGPQDMITVLDAIAGACGSTAMITLMHFAACAPLAAAAPSGDPELLADMATGRALGTLAFSEAGSRSHFWAPVSRPRLEGGTLRVSAKKSWVTSAGHAEVYVMGTQTADGSGVDLYSIRSGTEGAEISGGFTGLGFRGNASTPMMFDVALDDGMRLGDSGAGADLMLGVVLPWFNLGNASVSLGLSRASVAAALKHTTGARLQHLDQTLSALPTIRAQLAKMSIELESASAYLEKAAARVADPQDDTALFVLGSKAACNDAALRITDAAMRVCGGAAFSQHLQLERYFRDARAGHVMAPTADALYEFYGRAITGRPLFDPPAETDTSGAEEAAA; via the coding sequence ATGGAACTGCAAGACCGTCTGGAGCCCGTCATCTCCGTCGCCGCCGAGCACGCCGTCGCCGTCGATCGCGACGCGAGGTTCCCCGAGGAGGCCATCGCGGCGCTGCGCGAATCCGGGCTGATGGGACTGACCCTGCCACCCGACGTGGGAGGGCTCGGCGGCGGTCCGCAGGACATGATCACGGTGCTGGACGCGATCGCCGGAGCCTGCGGGTCGACGGCCATGATCACGCTCATGCACTTCGCGGCATGCGCCCCCCTGGCGGCGGCGGCGCCGTCGGGCGACCCGGAGCTGCTCGCCGACATGGCGACCGGGCGGGCCCTCGGCACGCTGGCGTTCTCGGAGGCGGGTTCCCGGTCGCACTTCTGGGCGCCGGTCTCGCGCCCGCGGCTCGAGGGCGGCACGCTGCGGGTGAGCGCGAAGAAGAGCTGGGTGACCTCGGCCGGCCACGCCGAGGTCTACGTCATGGGGACGCAGACGGCCGACGGGTCCGGCGTCGATCTGTACAGCATCCGCTCCGGCACCGAGGGCGCCGAGATCTCGGGCGGCTTCACCGGGCTGGGCTTCCGGGGCAATGCGTCGACCCCGATGATGTTCGACGTCGCGCTGGACGACGGCATGCGGCTCGGCGACAGCGGCGCGGGCGCCGACCTCATGCTGGGGGTGGTGCTGCCGTGGTTCAACCTCGGCAACGCCTCGGTGTCGCTCGGACTCAGCCGCGCGTCGGTCGCCGCCGCCCTCAAGCACACGACGGGCGCCCGGCTGCAGCATCTCGACCAGACCCTGTCGGCGCTGCCGACGATCCGCGCCCAGCTGGCGAAGATGTCGATCGAGCTCGAGTCCGCGTCGGCGTACCTCGAGAAGGCGGCGGCGCGCGTGGCCGATCCGCAGGACGACACGGCGCTGTTCGTGCTCGGCAGCAAGGCCGCGTGCAACGACGCGGCGCTGCGGATCACGGATGCCGCGATGCGCGTGTGCGGCGGAGCGGCGTTCTCGCAGCACCTGCAACTGGAGCGCTACTTCCGCGATGCGCGGGCCGGACACGTCATGGCGCCGACCGCGGACGCGCTGTACGAGTTCTACGGACGGGCCATCACGGGGCGCCCGCTGTTCGACCCGCCCGCCGAGACCGACACGTCCGGCGCCGAGGAGGCGGCGGCGTGA
- a CDS encoding ABC transporter substrate-binding protein, which translates to MQSRAIRRGFAAAAAFSATALVVTGCAAATTDEGSTGDEEITLTVATFNDFGYTDELLQQYMDENPNITVVHNRAAESGDARANFFQKLGKGGLADVEAVEIDWFAEAMQYSDLLAEAPDDVKGRWLDWKEAAATDGDGRLVGFGTDIGPQGVCYRSDLFEAAGLASDREGVAALFDGDWENFLDVADEYREATGKPMIDSANSVLQGIVNQLEYTYTEPDGTVIATTNPDVADAYNLVVERAVPNSAYSGQWSDDWFASMANGEFAAMLCPGWMLGVISGSAPDVTGWDIADVFPNGGGNWGGSYLTVPADGENVEAALALASWLTAPEQQMQAFENAGTFPSQLEALESDELAGATNEYFNDAPTGEILSSRAAAVTVAPYKDADYFKYHDALQNAVNRVFDGLEDQETSWNTWVAEVEAF; encoded by the coding sequence GTGCAATCACGCGCCATCCGGCGGGGCTTCGCAGCCGCCGCCGCCTTCTCCGCCACAGCCCTCGTCGTGACCGGATGCGCCGCAGCGACGACCGACGAAGGCTCGACCGGCGACGAGGAGATCACCCTCACCGTCGCGACGTTCAACGACTTCGGCTACACCGACGAGCTGCTCCAGCAGTACATGGACGAGAACCCGAACATCACCGTCGTCCACAACCGTGCGGCCGAGTCCGGCGACGCGCGCGCCAACTTCTTCCAGAAGCTCGGCAAGGGCGGCCTCGCCGACGTCGAGGCGGTCGAGATCGACTGGTTCGCCGAGGCGATGCAGTACTCCGACCTGCTCGCCGAGGCGCCCGACGACGTGAAGGGCCGCTGGCTCGACTGGAAGGAGGCCGCTGCCACCGACGGCGACGGCCGCCTGGTCGGCTTCGGCACCGACATCGGCCCGCAGGGCGTCTGCTACCGCTCCGACCTGTTCGAGGCGGCCGGCCTGGCGAGCGACCGCGAGGGCGTCGCCGCGCTGTTCGACGGCGACTGGGAGAACTTCCTCGACGTCGCCGACGAGTACCGCGAGGCGACCGGCAAGCCGATGATCGACTCGGCGAACTCCGTCCTCCAGGGCATCGTGAACCAGCTGGAGTACACCTACACCGAGCCGGACGGCACCGTCATCGCGACCACGAACCCCGATGTCGCCGACGCGTACAACCTCGTCGTCGAGCGGGCCGTCCCCAACTCGGCGTACTCCGGCCAGTGGTCGGACGACTGGTTCGCCTCGATGGCCAACGGCGAGTTCGCCGCGATGCTGTGCCCGGGCTGGATGCTCGGCGTCATCTCCGGCAGCGCCCCCGACGTCACGGGCTGGGACATCGCGGATGTCTTCCCCAACGGCGGCGGCAACTGGGGCGGGTCGTACCTGACCGTCCCGGCCGACGGCGAGAACGTCGAGGCCGCACTGGCCCTGGCTTCGTGGCTGACCGCGCCCGAGCAGCAGATGCAGGCGTTCGAGAACGCCGGCACCTTCCCGAGCCAGCTCGAGGCGCTCGAGAGCGACGAGCTCGCCGGCGCGACGAACGAGTACTTCAACGACGCTCCGACCGGTGAGATCCTCTCGAGCCGCGCCGCCGCCGTCACCGTCGCGCCCTACAAGGACGCGGACTACTTCAAGTACCACGACGCGCTCCAGAACGCGGTGAACCGTGTCTTCGACGGCCTCGAGGACCAGGAGACCTCCTGGAACACGTGGGTCGCCGAGGTCGAGGCCTTCTGA
- a CDS encoding carbohydrate ABC transporter permease, which translates to MTATETRSTASPTTPTPPKDRPVRVLSFSQRMSKWDLKFSPYLYISPFFILFAIVGLFPIFFTAVISFQDWDLVRNEGEFIGFDQYIWILNNPQFWTALRNTFSIFLLSSVPQLIAAIFIAALLDRNIRAKTFWRMSVLIPFVMAPVAVALIFSNMFGDNHGLVNNVLDNWFGITIPWHKDPFWSHVAIATMVNFRWTGYNTLILLAAMQAIPRDYYEAATVDGAGAFRQFFSITVPSLKATLIFVIITSTIGGLQIFDEPRMYDNTGAGGPAQQWLTITLFLYNIGWREWNFGRAAALAWILFLIILVIGLINLLVTRTLVRDEGGRSPKPLKKGRAS; encoded by the coding sequence GTGACTGCGACCGAAACGCGATCGACGGCGTCACCGACGACGCCCACGCCCCCGAAGGACCGTCCCGTCCGCGTCCTCTCCTTCAGCCAGCGGATGAGCAAGTGGGACCTGAAGTTCTCGCCGTACCTCTACATCTCGCCGTTCTTCATCCTGTTCGCGATCGTCGGGCTCTTCCCGATCTTCTTCACGGCGGTCATCTCGTTCCAGGACTGGGACCTCGTCCGCAACGAGGGCGAGTTCATCGGGTTCGACCAGTACATCTGGATCCTGAACAACCCGCAGTTCTGGACCGCGCTGCGCAACACCTTCAGCATCTTCCTGCTCTCGAGCGTGCCGCAGCTGATCGCCGCGATCTTCATCGCAGCCCTGCTCGACCGCAACATCCGCGCCAAGACCTTCTGGCGCATGAGCGTGCTCATCCCGTTCGTGATGGCACCGGTCGCCGTCGCCCTGATCTTCAGCAACATGTTCGGCGACAACCACGGTCTCGTGAACAACGTCCTCGACAACTGGTTCGGCATCACCATCCCGTGGCACAAGGATCCGTTCTGGAGCCACGTCGCGATCGCGACGATGGTCAACTTCCGCTGGACCGGCTACAACACCCTTATCCTCCTCGCCGCCATGCAGGCGATCCCGCGCGACTACTACGAGGCGGCCACCGTCGACGGCGCCGGCGCCTTCCGCCAGTTCTTCAGCATCACGGTCCCGTCGCTGAAGGCCACCCTGATCTTCGTCATCATCACCTCGACGATCGGCGGCCTGCAGATCTTCGACGAGCCGCGCATGTACGACAACACCGGCGCCGGCGGACCCGCGCAGCAATGGCTGACGATCACGCTGTTCCTCTACAACATCGGCTGGCGCGAATGGAACTTCGGCCGCGCCGCGGCACTCGCCTGGATCCTCTTCCTCATCATCCTCGTCATCGGGCTGATCAACCTCCTGGTCACCCGCACCCTGGTGCGGGACGAGGGCGGCCGCAGTCCGAAGCCCCTCAAGAAGGGACGTGCGTCATGA
- a CDS encoding radical SAM protein, whose amino-acid sequence MVNHALVLDLIERLAQTPVGETVSLDVARGAADPDEVATNADLIAAWCRASGNELVEVRPGSVVVRHGRGRDPLADLAPEQLPGHRLWMYANFDCNLHCDYCCVSSSPQTARRALGAENVARLAGEAVPAGVEHLILTGGEPFLLNDIDELVSSCTERLPTTLLTNGMLFRGARLERLRRMDRDRLTLQISLDSPTPEQHDSHRGHGAWERAVAGIRLALDEGFDVKVAATLPAELTHQVEPFKDFLAELGIRDENRVIRAVARQGVAEDGIELPVDSLIPEVTITAEGVWWHPVSAIDEAYLVQREIFPLADAIATVRGRFADYRRAANSAADWFPCS is encoded by the coding sequence ATGGTGAACCACGCCCTCGTCCTGGACCTCATCGAACGGCTGGCGCAGACGCCCGTCGGCGAGACGGTGAGTCTGGACGTGGCGCGGGGAGCGGCCGATCCGGACGAGGTCGCGACGAACGCGGATCTGATCGCGGCGTGGTGCCGTGCCAGCGGGAACGAGCTCGTGGAGGTGCGGCCCGGCTCGGTGGTCGTGCGGCACGGCCGGGGGCGGGATCCGCTCGCCGACCTCGCTCCCGAGCAGCTGCCCGGCCATCGTCTGTGGATGTACGCCAACTTCGACTGCAACCTGCACTGCGACTACTGCTGCGTGAGCTCGTCGCCGCAGACGGCCCGCCGCGCCCTCGGCGCCGAGAACGTCGCGCGCCTCGCCGGCGAGGCGGTGCCGGCCGGCGTCGAGCACCTGATCCTCACGGGCGGAGAGCCGTTCCTGCTGAACGACATCGACGAGCTCGTCTCATCGTGCACCGAGCGGCTGCCGACGACGCTGCTGACCAACGGGATGCTGTTCCGCGGCGCGCGGCTCGAACGACTCCGCCGCATGGACCGGGATCGCCTCACCCTGCAGATCAGCCTCGACTCGCCTACCCCCGAGCAGCACGACTCCCATCGCGGCCACGGAGCCTGGGAGCGCGCGGTGGCCGGCATCCGCCTCGCCCTCGACGAAGGGTTCGACGTGAAGGTCGCCGCGACGCTGCCGGCCGAGCTGACGCATCAGGTGGAGCCGTTCAAGGACTTCCTGGCCGAGCTGGGAATCCGCGACGAGAACCGCGTCATCCGCGCGGTCGCGCGTCAGGGCGTCGCCGAGGACGGGATCGAACTGCCCGTCGATTCGCTCATCCCCGAGGTGACCATCACCGCCGAGGGCGTGTGGTGGCATCCGGTCTCGGCGATCGACGAGGCGTACCTCGTGCAGCGCGAGATCTTCCCGCTCGCCGATGCGATCGCGACCGTGCGCGGCCGCTTCGCCGACTACCGCCGCGCCGCGAACAGTGCGGCCGACTGGTTCCCCTGCTCGTAG
- a CDS encoding SCO4848 family membrane protein, producing the protein MLILAAVLLLANAVFNAVVWPRFYPRIAADPRARDDEGRRTPFYTVHVVLISVALVLAAVSAVAGVVIVVSAVAGG; encoded by the coding sequence GTGCTGATCCTCGCCGCCGTGCTGCTGCTGGCCAATGCCGTGTTCAACGCTGTCGTGTGGCCGCGCTTCTACCCGCGCATCGCCGCTGATCCGCGTGCTCGCGACGATGAGGGCCGGCGCACGCCGTTCTACACGGTGCACGTCGTGCTGATCTCGGTCGCGCTGGTGCTCGCGGCGGTGTCCGCGGTCGCGGGGGTCGTGATCGTCGTCTCGGCCGTCGCGGGCGGATGA
- a CDS encoding 2-hydroxyacid dehydrogenase: MSTGIRPLVVSVPNEELAADLQPLPDGVEVIAWGMDGPAPRAEIDIVVPPYMSVAVIMPRLAGVRTRLVQGQSIGYEGIAEHLPPGHTFANAASVHEASTAELAVALTLAAQRSIPDFVRAQGEHRWAAQFTQSLADRRVLLLGYGGVGKAVAARLAGFEVDVTAVASRARTEDGVSVHGVDELGELLPSAEIVIVSLPGGDSTRGFVDDAFLSALPDGALLVNVGRGSLVDTDALVDHLQRGRLRAALDVTDPEPLPADHPLWSAPGAVIAPHVGGASSAMRPRIARLVRRQIERMLAGEEPLNVVIPA; encoded by the coding sequence GTGAGCACCGGCATCCGTCCCCTCGTCGTGTCCGTTCCGAACGAGGAGCTGGCGGCGGATCTGCAGCCGCTGCCGGACGGCGTCGAGGTCATCGCGTGGGGCATGGACGGGCCCGCGCCGCGCGCCGAGATCGACATCGTCGTCCCGCCGTACATGAGCGTGGCGGTCATCATGCCCCGCCTCGCCGGGGTGCGCACGCGCCTCGTGCAGGGTCAGTCGATCGGCTACGAGGGGATCGCGGAGCATCTTCCGCCCGGGCACACGTTCGCGAACGCGGCGTCGGTGCACGAAGCCTCGACCGCCGAGCTCGCCGTCGCCCTCACGCTCGCGGCGCAGCGGAGCATCCCGGACTTCGTGCGCGCCCAGGGCGAGCACCGCTGGGCCGCGCAGTTCACGCAGAGCCTCGCCGACCGCCGCGTGCTGCTGCTCGGCTACGGCGGCGTCGGCAAGGCGGTGGCGGCGCGCCTGGCCGGCTTCGAGGTCGATGTCACGGCGGTCGCGTCGCGGGCCCGCACCGAGGACGGGGTCTCGGTCCACGGCGTCGACGAGCTCGGCGAGCTGCTGCCGTCGGCCGAGATCGTCATCGTGTCGCTGCCGGGCGGGGATTCGACACGGGGGTTCGTCGACGACGCGTTCCTGTCGGCGCTGCCCGACGGCGCGCTGCTGGTCAACGTCGGGCGCGGCTCGCTCGTCGACACCGACGCCCTGGTGGACCATCTGCAGCGCGGCCGCCTGCGCGCGGCGCTGGATGTCACCGACCCGGAGCCGCTGCCGGCCGACCACCCGCTGTGGTCGGCGCCCGGCGCCGTGATCGCGCCGCACGTCGGCGGTGCGTCGTCGGCGATGCGGCCGCGCATCGCGCGCCTGGTGCGCCGGCAGATCGAGCGGATGCTGGCCGGCGAGGAGCCGCTGAACGTCGTCATCCCCGCCTGA